The genomic window AGATTAAGGAAAATATACTGATAGTGGATGACGAGCCCTCCATCAGGGATATCCTGGAGGTAGTGCTCGGGGAAGCGGGATACCATGTGGAAACTGTGGGGAACGGGAAGGCCGCCCTGGATGCAATAAAAAGCCACGGCCCCTTCGATTTGCTCATTACAGACTTAAGGATGCCCGGCATGGACGGTATCGAACTTATGGAAAAGGTAAAGCAGTTTGATGGGGAAATTGAAACCATAATAATCTCTGCTTATGCGGATATAAAACAGGCGGTGAGGGCAATAAAGCTGGGGGCTTTCGACTATCTCCAGAAAAATTTTTCCACTGATGAACTGCTGTTGACGGTGGAAAAAGCCCTGGAGAGAAGGCACCTCCGCCAGGAAAACCGCTGTTTAAAACAAAAACTGGAAAATCGTTACAAGTTTGAGGACATTGTTTATGAAAGTCAAAAGATAAAAAATATATGTGAAGTCATAGAAAGAATAGCCCCTACCAGAGCCTCGGTACTCGTCACCGGGGAAAGCGGCGTAGGAAAGGAGGTCTTTGCCCGGGCTATTCACAAAAAAAGCGATCGGAGGGACCGCCCCTTTGTGGCCATAAATTGCTCGACCCTCCCGGACAACCTCCTGGAAAGCGAGCTGTTCGGCCATGAAAAAGGCTCTTTTACCGGGGCTGTGGCAAGAAAAATCGGAAAGTTGGAACTGGCCCAGGGAGGTACCGTCTTTCTGGACGAAATCGCTGAGATAAGCCCTTTTTTGCAGACCAAGCTGTTGAGATTTCTCCAGGAACTGGAGTTTGAACGCCTGGGCGGATTGGAAAAAATAAAGGTAGACGTGAGGATTATTGCCGCCACCAACAAGGACCTGGTCAAGGCCATTGATTCCGGGGAGTTCAGGGAAGATCTCTACTACAGGTTAAATGTGATTAACCTGCACATTCCGCCTCTCAGGGATAGAAAGCAGGATATTCCCTTGCTGGCTCAGCTTTTTTTAAACCAGTACAACCGGGAATACGGCAGAAACATCAATTTGATTTCGATAAAGAGCCTGGAATACCTCATGGCCTACTCCTGGCCCGGTAATGTGAGGGAGCTTAAAAATACCATGGAACGGGCGGCAGCCATAGCTGACCCGAAAGACGATATACTTCTGCCCAGGCACCTTCCGCCGGAAATCCTGGGAAAAGAAATACCCGGCGAGGAAGAAAAAAACATGCTCAGCCTGGCGGAATTTGAAAAGCAGCATATTTTGAATACTTTAAAACGGGTTAACTGGAACAAAAGCCTCGCCGCCCAGCTGCTAGAAATAAACCGCCAAACCCTTTACAACAAAATGAAGCAATACGGAATTACAAAAAAAATAATGTAGAAATATTAGACATTGATACCCTTTTTAAAAGGGATTTTTTTTGGCATTTGTTTTGCATTGTTAAAAGGTGCCGGCACAAATTTTTTCATAATAACTTTACGGAGGGAGAACAAGTGGGTAACAAACAGGAATTGCGAATCCTGTGTCCCAACGGACACCTGGGATTTGCGCCTACCCGGGAGGAAAGTTTTTGGATCGGGGCAAAAACTCGACCGGATTATTATTGCTGCGACTCAGGGAGTGATGATATCGGGCCTGCCCCTCTGGGGGCGGATATTTCCACCAGCCCTTATGTCTGGCAAAAACACGACCTGGAGCTTATGTTTGTGGCCTCCAGAGATCAGGGGGTACCGATGATCATAGGTTCCGCGGGGGATACCGGCACCAGGAGCAGAGTAAACATGTACGTAGACATCATAAAAGAGCTGGCAAAAAAACACAGGACTCCCCGATTTAAGCTGGCCTATTTTTATTCGGACGTCTCTAAAGAGTACCTGAAGGAAAAAATGAAACAGGGGGTGATAATAGAGGGCCTGGATGGCCGGGGCAATCTGAGCGAAGAAGACCTGGAGAAAACCGATAGAATTGTGGCTGTGGCCGGGGTTCATCCGTTTATAAAAGCGCTGGATATGGGAGCCGATGTAATTATAGGGGGAAGGTCCAGTGATTGCGCCATTTTTGCGGCACCGGCTTTAAGAGAGGGATTCCCCGCAGGATTATCCTATTATTTGGGCAAAGTCCTGGAATGTGCATCCTTTTGCGCCGAACCCTATGGCGCCAAAGAAAGTGTCATAGGTACCATTACCCATCAGCATGTCAGGGTTACCGCCATGAGCCCATATCAGCGGTGCACGGTAGCCTCGGTAGCGGGCCATGCCATGTATGAAAGGTCAAACCCCTTTTATGAATATGTGGCTGGCGGGAAGCTGGACATGACCGGGTGCCAGTATGAGCAATACGATGAAAAAACCTGCAAGATTACAGGCCCAAAGTTTATTCCGGTAGACGGCAAGATAAAGATAAAGCTGGAAGGCTCCGGTAAAATCGGCGAAAGGTGTATAGGCATAGCAGGCATTAGAGATCCCTATACCATTGCCAACATCGACAGAGTGGTGGAATGGTCCCGGAGTCAAATCAGCGAAAAATTTTCCGACAAGAATTGCCAGATAAACTTCATTATATACGGCAAAAACGGCGTTTTAGGGGACATGGAACCGATCAAAAAAATAAAATCCCATGAATTGTGCGTGGTAGTAGAGGGCATTGCCCCGTCAAAGGAAATGGCTAAAGAGATAACCACTCTGGGCACGAGACAACTTTTTTACGCCCGTCTTCCCGAAGTAAAGGGAACTGCCGGTACAGCGGCCTTTGTGGTAGATGAGGTTCTGGACGCTACACCGGCATACATGTGGACCTTGAACCACGTCATCCCCGTAGATGACCCCATGGAATTATTTGATCTTCACATCACCCAGGTGGGTGAGTAAAAGGAGGATTACCATGCGCTACAAAAAACTGGTTGACCTGGCAAAGACCATCAGAAGCAAAAACGCAGGTACCGACAAAATAACCTTTGATATTATTTTTACGGACAAGAATATCTATGAAATGGTGAAAAGAAGTCACAAACTTACCCGGCAGGCAGTAGCCAAACTCTACAACATTCCCGAAGAGCGGATAGCGGATTTTGTGGAGTTTGACCCCGCCAATGCCATCAAGTTTACCATATACAGGTCAAAACCCAGCGGAAGCCCCGGTGAAAGAGACCTTTTTGGATGCCAGCAGTACCCGCCGCTTCTGGACCTGAAGATTCCCATAGCAAATTAAACCGACCTTGCCTCCTTATTAAGGGGGCTTTTTTTAACCTATTGTGGCAGTCCGACCTATGGTATCCAGAATGGAATCCTGTGGGAAGAAGTCTTTAAATATTCTATAGTATAACAGCTCTTCTTTTGACCCGAGTTCGAAGTCTTCCCGAATGCGGCGTTCCCGGAGAAATTCTTCGTCGGATATATTTTCTTCGGCGTACTGGCTGAGCATTTCGGCAGACCCGGCACCCTGAAAAAATTTTTGTTTTTCTCTCCAAACTATTTCTTCAGGAAGATCACGCTCAAAAGCTTTCCGCAAAATCCATTTTTCTATTTGCCGGGATCCGTCGTTGTATATTTTCCATTTCACCGGAAGCCTTGATGCGAACTGGGTTACGTTGCTGTTCATAAAGGGCATCCTGCCGTCAATGGAAAAAGCCGATGTCATTCGGTCCACCCTTTGAAAGCCATTGGCGTGGCCGTTGCAGGTGAGCTTTTCCAGCTCGGCTTCCACCCGGGCGGGTTCCATATTTTTAAGATAATGGTAACCACCGAAGAGCTCGTCACCACCCTCGCCGCACAACACAAAGTCCGAACCCGCTTCATGAGCCATGCGGGACAGCATGTAATTGGCGATGGAGCTTCTCACGAGATACATATCAAAAGATTCCAGGTGATAGATGACCTGGGGAAGGACTTTTAGCATTTCATCCAGGGTGTACACGTATTCATGGTGGTTGGAACCCAGATGCCGGGCTACCACCCGTGCTTTGGGCAGGTCGGTGCTTTTGGATACTCCCACGGAAAAGGTGCTGATATCTTCCGTCACCTCTTTGGCCGCTGCCGCAATAACACTGGAGTCAATTCCGCCGCTCAGATAAATGCCCGGATTTTTACGATTCCTGCAATTCATGGCAACGGAATTTATCAGCCTTTGACGCACATTGCCGGCGGCTTCTTGTTCGGATATTGAACCGCTGTAATTGAAATGAGATGGTCTGGCGTACTTTACAAATCCCATGTCGCTGGAGTAGTAATAACCCGGCGGGAAGGTTTTTATGTCCTCGCCCAAACCCACCAGCGCTTTTATCTCCGAAGCCAGGATAAGTGCATCATCAGTCTTTATGTAGTAAAGGGGCTTTAGGCCTATGGGGTCCCGGGCGGCAAATACCTTTTTGTCTTGTGCTACCACAAAAGCAAAGGAACCATCCAGGTGATTTACCACATCGTGGCCCTTTTCTTGATAAAGCTTCTGAATAATTCTTTGAGGTGAATCGCCTTTTGAATCCTCATTGAATATATTGGCATTTGCTACCACGGCCGGTTTATCATCTTGAAAATCCACCGATTTTTCCGAAGAAAAATAGTTCTGGCCCAGCACCGCTCCTCTTGATGTGTAAATTCTGCTTTTACTGCTTCCATGATGCTTGATTTTATCTAATAATTTTTGAGCCAGCCTTTTGGGGTTGGCAATTTGTTCGGAAATAACAGCCACAATTCTGCTCATAGTAATTCCTCCCCTAAAAATCGTAATCTTAAAAAATAATAAAAGCTATGGGAGACCATAGCTTTGAGGAATAGCAAAAAACACTCTCAATGCTATCAACCTCCTCTTACCACGCTTACGAGGTTAGCTGACGGGTTCGGGTTGAAGAGTGTAACCCTACCCCTCCGGCTGCATTGAGCCGAAGGCGATTCACCCCAGAAATTGGGTCCCCCGCTTCTTTAGAAATAAAGAATTAAGCGTTCAAGATTGAAAGCAAATATCATTTTGTATTAGTATTATACTATAGAAACATTACTGTCGTCAACTATTTATTGTATAAATTTTAAACAATTTGAAAATATTTTTCTAAAATCATTGCACAAAATTTAGACATTAATTTGACATATAACAGTTCTTTAAAAAACGACTTTAAAAATTCTTTATTGATTATAGAGATGTAGAACAAAAGAAACAAAATTAATTAGTAATTGGTATTTGTTTTGCATGTATTTTGTCACATATCAATTTTTAGGAGGCTACAATGGATCTTATAATTGCAAATGCAAGGGTAGTGGATTTTGATAAAGGAAAACTTGTAGAAAAAGATATTGGAATAAAAGGGGGAAAAATATATTCAATTTCGAATGTGGCAATATCCGGGAAAAATGTGATAGATGCCGGGGGCCGTATACTTTCACCGGGTTTTATAGATATTCACAATCACACCGATTACAATTTCAACGTTCGGGGACCGGATGCTTTCGAAACCGCAAAGCATCTCCTGCTGATGGGAGTGACTACTGCCGTGGGGGGTAACTGCGGCAGCGGTAGGGTGGATATAAAAACATATTTCGATTTTATCACTAAAAACGGAGCTCCAAATCATTACATGGGTTTTGTAGGTCTTAGGGCCCTGAGGGAAAGTGCGGGAAATGAGGATGTATACAGCCCCTCTTCCGATAAACAGATAGAAAAAATGAGGCAACTGGCCTATTCCGCTTTGAAAAGTGGGGCTGTGGGCATATCCCTTGGCCTCGAGTACACACCGGGGGCAGATCTCGAGGAAGTAATCAAGGTTTGTAAGGTTCTAAAACAGTTTCCCGGTAAGCTGGTGAGTTCCCACGTGAGATATGACGCCGATAGAGCCCTGGAAGGTATTAGAGAGATGCTGGATTTGGGGCGCAGTACCGGTATTCCTGTACAGATTTCCCATATAAACAGTTGCGCGTGTTTCGGATTTGCCCGAGAGGCTCTGGAAATGATGGATAAAGCCGCCCGAGAGGGAACGGATATAACGGCGGATGCCTATCCTTACAACGCCTTCAGCACTTCTGCAGGGTCTGCGGTGTTTGACGAGGGTTGCGTAAACAGGTGGAATGTGGATTATGACAGCATCCTGATTGCCGGAGGTCAGCACAGGGGAAAAAGATGCGATAAAAAGCTTTTAGAATATGTTAGGAAGACAGAACCCGAAGTGCCGCTGATTGCCTTTGTGATGAACGAACAGGAAGTGGATATGGTTCTGAACCACCCAGGAATTATGGTAGGCAGTGATGGCAACATAAACCGAGGCTGCGGCCATCCCAGAGCTTCCGGGACCTTCCCGAGGGTCATCCATCGATATACCGTCAGCAAAACCGAAGAAGATTTAATCTTTATGCTGAAAAAGATGACAAAATACCCCGCTCAAAGGTTGGGTCTGAACCAAAAGGGCGAGATTGCCGAGGGAAAGGATGCGGACCTGGTCGTCTTTGACTGGAACAGCATAAAAGACCGGGCGGATTTTGAGAATCCCACCCTGGCTCCTTCCGGGATAGAATACGTCCTGATAGACGGCCGGATTGCCGTAGAAGGAGGAAAGATAAAAGCTGCCAATCTTGGTAAAGTTTTATAATTTTTTCTTTTCTAAAAGAGGAATTTTTACGGATAATGTCTAAGTATTTAAATAATCGGCAGCTATAAAAGACTTCAGGTTGATTAATGTAAAAAATCAAATTTGAATTATGATTTCAGAATAATTTGATGCTGTAATCGATATTTGGAGGTAAACCGATTTGAGTGAAAATATTTTGGAGGTAAAGAATCTAAAAACCTATTTTTACACCGAAGAAGCTGTGGTGCCGGCTGTGGACGGTGTGAGCTTCTCCATTGCCAAAGGTGAAACTCTCGGCATCGTTGGTGAATCGGGTTCCGGAAAGAGCGTAACGGCGCTTTCTATAATGCGCCTTTTGCCGGAACCACCGGCCAAAATAATCGGCGGCCAGGTTCTTTTTAAGGGTGAAGATCTGGTATCAAAAACCAATGATCAGATGCGGAGGGTACGCGGAAATTCCATCTCCATGATTTTTCAAGAACCCATGACTTCTCTCAATCCGGTATATACCATAGGACGCCAGATTTCCGAGGCCATTATGCTCCACCAAAAGGTAGGAAAAAAAGATGCCATGAAAAAGGCCGTGGAAATGCTGAAACTGGTAAAAATCCCTTTGCCCGAAAAAAGGATAAGCGATTATCCCCACCAGATGAGCGGAGGCATGAGGCAGAGAGTAATGATAGCCATGGCCCTCTCCTGCGTTCCTGAACTTCTGATAGCCGATGAGCCCACCACGGCCCTGGACGTCACCATTCAGGCTCAAATTCTGGCCTTGATAAAGGAGTTAAAGGAACGCCTGGGCACCTCGGTCATACTTATAACCCATGATCTGGGAGTGGTGGCGGAAGTGGCGGAAAAGGTAATGGTCATGTACTGCGGCCGGGCGGTGGAGTATGCCGATGTAGCCACATTGTATGAAAGCCCCAGACACCCCTATACGGTGGGTTTGTTGAATTCCATCCCTAAAATCAAAGGCCCGAAGCAGAAACTAAAGGCCATTCCCGGGGTTGTGCCTCAGCCTCAGGATATAACCGCCGGATGCAGATTCCAAACCCGCTGTACCTACGTAAAAGACAGGTGTTTAACCGATGAACCCCCTCTTTTCAACGTGGGCCAGAGCCTGGTGAGATGCTGGAACTATCAACAATGAGGGAGGATATCTTATGCCGGAAAAGCTGCTGGAAGTAATGGAGTTAAAAAAATATTTTCCCGTAAAAAGTTTCTTGTCGAGGTCCAGGGAATATGTCAAGGCTGTAGACGGAATAGACTTTTATATAAGGAAAGGTGAAACACTGGGGCTTGTAGGGGAAAGCGGGTGCGGCAAATCCACCACCGGCAGGACGATAGTTCGATTGCTGGAGCCTACCGGAGGAAAAGTCATCTTTGAGGGTGAAGATATAATAACCTATGACAGAAAAAAACTAAAGAATGTATGGAATAAAATACAACTCATATTTCAGGACCCCTTTGCTTCTCTCAATCCCCGTTTGACCGTGGGGGATGCCCTGGAAGAAGTGCTTTACGTACACAACGTAAAAGATCATGGAGAAAGATATAAAAAAGCGGTGGAACTCCTGGAAATGGTGGGATTAAGCAGCAATTACTTGACCCGATTTCCCCATGAGTTCAGCGGTGGCCAGAGACAGAGAATCGTAATAGCCCGGGCCCTGGCGGTAAACCCCAAATTGGTCATCTGTGACGAACCCGTATCAGCCCTGGATGTTTCTATACAGGCCCAGGTAATCAATTTGCTGGAAGAACTTCAGAAGGAATTGAACCTGACTTACCTTTTTATTTCCCACGACCTTAGAGTAGTCAAGCATATAAGTAATCGCATAGCCGTGATGTACCTCGGTAAAATAGTAGAAACGGCTCCCTCTGATGAAATTTTTAACAATCCTGCCCATCCTTACTCGCATGCACTTATATCGGCTATCCCAACAGCAGATCTTGATACAAGCGGAGAAAAAATCTTACTGGAAGGCGATGTTCCCAGTCCTGTTAACCCTCCAACCGGATGTAGATTCCATACACGATGCAATTATAAAAAGATATTTGTTCTCAAATAGAACCAGAACAAAAAGATTTGGGAGGTGAACATTATGTAGCATGCCATCTTTATTAAATTTATCGGGAATAAAATGAAAAAAGGAGGATGTAAATTATGAAATGGTGGTGTATAAAGAAAGCTTATTTGATTTTGGTGCTGCTTTTGATACTCACCGTCAGCCTGGCAGGTTGTGCCAAACCCCCACAAAATTCTGAATCTTCTGCCCAGCAGGCCCAGAAAGAGGACCTGCAGAAACAGCAACCTGAAAAGGAAAAAGTTCTAGTATTGGGGTACGATAGAGACGCGGAGATCCTCGATACCATCAAGACTGCATGGTATTCCGATGCGCTGATATACATCTATGACCGTCTAGTAAGCAGAGACTACGATTTCAAATATAAACCGGGTCTTGCGGAAAGTTGGGAAACTTCGGAAGACGGTCTTACCTGGACATTCCATTTGAGAAAAGATGTGAAATTCCATGACGGTAAGCCCTTTAAAGCCGAAGACGTAAAGTGGACCATTGATACCATCAAAAATCCCGATACCGGTTCACCGTTCAGAGGGGATCTTGAGGCTATAAAGGAAGTGATAGTCAAGGATGACTATACCGTGGATATAGTATTAAATTATCCCTTCCCCAATCTTCTGTTTAACCTGTCAAATACTGCTGCAGGCATACAGGAAAAGGATGTATATACAAAATACGATGACGACTACGGCACCAAGGTTGTTATAGGCACCGGACCATACAAATTCAAAGAGTGGATTAAGGGAGATAGAATTGTGTTGGAAAAAAATCCAGATTACAATTGGGGACCTGAATGGATGTCAAACAGAGGTCCGGCTTTGATAGATAAAATTGTGCTCAGGGTAATTCCCGATGAAAACGCGCGCATGATGGAATTGGAGACAGGCGGGATTCACATATTAAGAGATGTGCCTGAAACCTATCTAGAAAGGCTGGAAAAAGTTCCTGAAATTACCATTTACAAAGGTCCCGCCACAAAACTGGGTTATCTGGCTTATCCCACCGATAAAAAGCCCTTTACCGACGTAAGGGTGCGGAGGGCCATCAACTATGCGATAAATAGAGATGACATAATCCAGTATGTCTTCAGGGGTATAGGACAGACGGCCTACGGTTATCTGCCTCCGGCCTTGAAAGATGAATACCTGGAAGAAAGCAAAGATCTGGCCTATAAATACGATCCGGAAAAGGCAAAACAGCTCTTAGCAGAAGCAGGTTATCCCAACGGGCTCAAACTTACGCTATCTGCCGACAACTCCTCCAAAAGCACTAAGCTGGCTCAGGTGTTGCAGAATCAGTTAAAGCAGGTCGGGATTGAAACCGATATAAGGCTTTATGACAGCAGCAGTTATACGGCCATGTTGAAGGAAGGCAAGCAGGAACTCTTTTTAAGGGAGTACAGCTGGCCCAATGCAGATATCCTGGATTGGTTCTTGCTATCCAGCCAGTTCCCCTATCCCAACCACTCCCGCTGGAAGGATAAAACTACCGATGAGTTGATAAAAAAGGCCTCCCGGATGCCCACCTGGGAAGAAAGAGCTCAGGGCTATAAAGACGTCCAGAAATATTTGATAGAACAGGCGGTATGGTGCCCGATTTATGTTCCCGAAAAAATCTTTGCAGTGAGAAAAGAAGTGCTCAACTTCAAATTCCATCCGTGGATGCTCATGTTTAACGACGGGTTCGATCTGAAAGTAGAATAGAAGAAACTTGCTAACCTGAAACATGCAACTTTCTCCGGGTTACCGG from Biomaibacter acetigenes includes these protein-coding regions:
- a CDS encoding acyclic terpene utilization AtuA family protein; translated protein: MGNKQELRILCPNGHLGFAPTREESFWIGAKTRPDYYCCDSGSDDIGPAPLGADISTSPYVWQKHDLELMFVASRDQGVPMIIGSAGDTGTRSRVNMYVDIIKELAKKHRTPRFKLAYFYSDVSKEYLKEKMKQGVIIEGLDGRGNLSEEDLEKTDRIVAVAGVHPFIKALDMGADVIIGGRSSDCAIFAAPALREGFPAGLSYYLGKVLECASFCAEPYGAKESVIGTITHQHVRVTAMSPYQRCTVASVAGHAMYERSNPFYEYVAGGKLDMTGCQYEQYDEKTCKITGPKFIPVDGKIKIKLEGSGKIGERCIGIAGIRDPYTIANIDRVVEWSRSQISEKFSDKNCQINFIIYGKNGVLGDMEPIKKIKSHELCVVVEGIAPSKEMAKEITTLGTRQLFYARLPEVKGTAGTAAFVVDEVLDATPAYMWTLNHVIPVDDPMELFDLHITQVGE
- a CDS encoding N-acyl-D-amino-acid deacylase family protein, translating into MDLIIANARVVDFDKGKLVEKDIGIKGGKIYSISNVAISGKNVIDAGGRILSPGFIDIHNHTDYNFNVRGPDAFETAKHLLLMGVTTAVGGNCGSGRVDIKTYFDFITKNGAPNHYMGFVGLRALRESAGNEDVYSPSSDKQIEKMRQLAYSALKSGAVGISLGLEYTPGADLEEVIKVCKVLKQFPGKLVSSHVRYDADRALEGIREMLDLGRSTGIPVQISHINSCACFGFAREALEMMDKAAREGTDITADAYPYNAFSTSAGSAVFDEGCVNRWNVDYDSILIAGGQHRGKRCDKKLLEYVRKTEPEVPLIAFVMNEQEVDMVLNHPGIMVGSDGNINRGCGHPRASGTFPRVIHRYTVSKTEEDLIFMLKKMTKYPAQRLGLNQKGEIAEGKDADLVVFDWNSIKDRADFENPTLAPSGIEYVLIDGRIAVEGGKIKAANLGKVL
- a CDS encoding asparagine synthase-related protein translates to MSRIVAVISEQIANPKRLAQKLLDKIKHHGSSKSRIYTSRGAVLGQNYFSSEKSVDFQDDKPAVVANANIFNEDSKGDSPQRIIQKLYQEKGHDVVNHLDGSFAFVVAQDKKVFAARDPIGLKPLYYIKTDDALILASEIKALVGLGEDIKTFPPGYYYSSDMGFVKYARPSHFNYSGSISEQEAAGNVRQRLINSVAMNCRNRKNPGIYLSGGIDSSVIAAAAKEVTEDISTFSVGVSKSTDLPKARVVARHLGSNHHEYVYTLDEMLKVLPQVIYHLESFDMYLVRSSIANYMLSRMAHEAGSDFVLCGEGGDELFGGYHYLKNMEPARVEAELEKLTCNGHANGFQRVDRMTSAFSIDGRMPFMNSNVTQFASRLPVKWKIYNDGSRQIEKWILRKAFERDLPEEIVWREKQKFFQGAGSAEMLSQYAEENISDEEFLRERRIREDFELGSKEELLYYRIFKDFFPQDSILDTIGRTATIG
- a CDS encoding ABC transporter ATP-binding protein, which translates into the protein MSENILEVKNLKTYFYTEEAVVPAVDGVSFSIAKGETLGIVGESGSGKSVTALSIMRLLPEPPAKIIGGQVLFKGEDLVSKTNDQMRRVRGNSISMIFQEPMTSLNPVYTIGRQISEAIMLHQKVGKKDAMKKAVEMLKLVKIPLPEKRISDYPHQMSGGMRQRVMIAMALSCVPELLIADEPTTALDVTIQAQILALIKELKERLGTSVILITHDLGVVAEVAEKVMVMYCGRAVEYADVATLYESPRHPYTVGLLNSIPKIKGPKQKLKAIPGVVPQPQDITAGCRFQTRCTYVKDRCLTDEPPLFNVGQSLVRCWNYQQ
- a CDS encoding sigma-54-dependent transcriptional regulator codes for the protein MGQIKENILIVDDEPSIRDILEVVLGEAGYHVETVGNGKAALDAIKSHGPFDLLITDLRMPGMDGIELMEKVKQFDGEIETIIISAYADIKQAVRAIKLGAFDYLQKNFSTDELLLTVEKALERRHLRQENRCLKQKLENRYKFEDIVYESQKIKNICEVIERIAPTRASVLVTGESGVGKEVFARAIHKKSDRRDRPFVAINCSTLPDNLLESELFGHEKGSFTGAVARKIGKLELAQGGTVFLDEIAEISPFLQTKLLRFLQELEFERLGGLEKIKVDVRIIAATNKDLVKAIDSGEFREDLYYRLNVINLHIPPLRDRKQDIPLLAQLFLNQYNREYGRNINLISIKSLEYLMAYSWPGNVRELKNTMERAAAIADPKDDILLPRHLPPEILGKEIPGEEEKNMLSLAEFEKQHILNTLKRVNWNKSLAAQLLEINRQTLYNKMKQYGITKKIM
- a CDS encoding ABC transporter substrate-binding protein, giving the protein MKWWCIKKAYLILVLLLILTVSLAGCAKPPQNSESSAQQAQKEDLQKQQPEKEKVLVLGYDRDAEILDTIKTAWYSDALIYIYDRLVSRDYDFKYKPGLAESWETSEDGLTWTFHLRKDVKFHDGKPFKAEDVKWTIDTIKNPDTGSPFRGDLEAIKEVIVKDDYTVDIVLNYPFPNLLFNLSNTAAGIQEKDVYTKYDDDYGTKVVIGTGPYKFKEWIKGDRIVLEKNPDYNWGPEWMSNRGPALIDKIVLRVIPDENARMMELETGGIHILRDVPETYLERLEKVPEITIYKGPATKLGYLAYPTDKKPFTDVRVRRAINYAINRDDIIQYVFRGIGQTAYGYLPPALKDEYLEESKDLAYKYDPEKAKQLLAEAGYPNGLKLTLSADNSSKSTKLAQVLQNQLKQVGIETDIRLYDSSSYTAMLKEGKQELFLREYSWPNADILDWFLLSSQFPYPNHSRWKDKTTDELIKKASRMPTWEERAQGYKDVQKYLIEQAVWCPIYVPEKIFAVRKEVLNFKFHPWMLMFNDGFDLKVE
- a CDS encoding DUF4387 domain-containing protein codes for the protein MRYKKLVDLAKTIRSKNAGTDKITFDIIFTDKNIYEMVKRSHKLTRQAVAKLYNIPEERIADFVEFDPANAIKFTIYRSKPSGSPGERDLFGCQQYPPLLDLKIPIAN